In Desulfobaccales bacterium, the genomic window CGGTTTCCCCTTTCTCCGAGATCTCGTTCAGCTTTTCGGCGATGTCGGTCAAACCGCTCAGGATGCGACCGAAACGATTCTCGCCCCCCGCCGCCTCCCCGCTGGCGCCCCCTTTGTCCCCCCGGTCCTGCTTTGCCGTCCGGCGCTGAGAAAGGCGCTCCCCCGCCTCGGACAAGTCCCCTAAATTATTTATAAAACCCGCCAGGCTACTGAAAATGCCTCCCCCGATGTCTCCCCGGTCCTCACCCGGATTCTTGCCGGCTGTCTTACGTTTTGTCGTCATTATTCCCTCCGTTCCGTTGAATGCCGAATTTTTTTACCTTCGTATGAACAGTTTTGTAATCCACCTGCAGCAACCTTGCCGCCTTGGCCTTGTTTCCCCCTGTGAAGCGCAGGACTTCTTTCAATACCTCCCTTTCCACGGCAAGGACGCTCTGCCGGACAATTTCACTCAATGATGCATTTTTCCAAGGCGTTCCCTG contains:
- a CDS encoding helix-turn-helix domain-containing protein, coding for WPGNVRQLRSVIRRATLVARDEITEKDLSIKRAEVPGLAFSPKVQGTPWKNASLSEIVRQSVLAVEREVLKEVLRFTGGNKAKAARLLQVDYKTVHTKVKKFGIQRNGGNNDDKT